One Thermoanaerobacter pseudethanolicus ATCC 33223 DNA window includes the following coding sequences:
- a CDS encoding DNA polymerase III subunit alpha → MFVHLHVHSEYSLLDGSCRIKDLIAKTKELNMKAIAITDHGVMYGVIDFYKEAVAQGIKPIIGCEIYVAPRSMQDREYGIDNENYHLVLLAKDMTGYKNLMKIVTVASIEGFYYKPRVDREFLKEHSEGLIALSACLAGEVPSYILRGEYEKAKEAALFYDSIFGRGNFYLELQDHGILEQQKVNKELIRLSKETGIPLVATNDVHYLEKKDAKAHEVLLCIQTGKTIDDEDRMSFPTDEFYLKSPEEMENLFSCCKEAIENTEKIADMCNVEFEFNKTKLPKYDLPEGVDSCEYLRNLCYEGLYKRYKNPGKEVIERLDYELSVIKQMGYVDYFLIVWDFIKFAKDNGIMTGPGRGSAAGSLVAYTLGITNIDPIKYNLLFERFLNPERVSMPDIDSDFCYERRQEVIDYVVKKYGKDNVAQIITFGTMAARAVIRDVGRALNYPYAEVDTIAKMIPFELGMTIDKALSLNPELKARYENEEKVKQLIDISRSLEGLPRHASTHAAGVVISKEPLVNYVPLQKNEDSIVTQFPMTTLEELGLLKMDFLGLRTLTVIRDTIEMVKKNKGVIIDFDSMGYDDLKVYELISKGETEGVFQLESPGMKQFMTELKPKNLEDIIAGISLYRPGPMDQIPRYLANRNHPESIVYDHPLLKPILDVTYGCMVYQEQVMQIVRDVAGYSLGRSDLVRRAMAKKKMDVMEQERKNFIYGIVDEEGNVIVPGALRNGLDEVTANKLFDEMLDFANYAFNKSHAAAYAVIAYQTAYLKRYYPVEFMAALLNSFVDNLDKIAFYVQVCKKMGIKVLPPDINESDSYFTVVEDKIRFGLSAVKNVGLNMTMEIVSERERNGKFKSVVDFFERMQDSQLNKKAVESLIKAGAFSSFGVRRSQLLSVYDKLMENIKKNRNNNLNGQISLFGEVEQSHGVEFEFPDLEEFPKNRLLSMEKETLGLYISGHPLEEYMEDIPKITNATTLDFKVSEEEMFQPKLQDNQEVVIAGVIATKKIKFTKNNNMMAFVTIEDLYGTVEVIVFPTVYEKYSSIIKEDNPVVVRGKVSLKEEEEPKILCDEIKLLSQAIVKKLYLNLQDSTKIEIVKQILRKNPGNMPVVLKLNSKKLLAANRDLWVNGSKELIKQLYVVLGEENVKVI, encoded by the coding sequence ATGTTTGTCCATTTACACGTTCATTCTGAATACAGTTTACTTGACGGTTCTTGCAGAATCAAGGATTTGATTGCTAAAACTAAAGAGTTAAACATGAAAGCCATAGCTATTACAGACCATGGAGTGATGTATGGCGTAATAGATTTTTATAAAGAAGCCGTAGCACAAGGAATAAAACCTATTATAGGCTGTGAAATTTATGTAGCCCCTCGAAGCATGCAGGATAGAGAATATGGGATTGATAATGAAAATTATCACTTGGTGTTACTGGCAAAAGATATGACAGGGTATAAAAATTTAATGAAGATAGTGACTGTGGCTTCAATTGAGGGCTTTTATTATAAACCGCGAGTTGACAGAGAGTTTTTAAAAGAGCACAGTGAGGGGCTAATCGCTTTAAGTGCTTGCCTTGCAGGAGAAGTTCCTTCTTATATCTTAAGAGGTGAGTATGAAAAAGCGAAAGAGGCAGCACTTTTTTACGATTCTATTTTTGGACGAGGGAATTTTTATTTAGAACTGCAGGACCATGGAATTTTAGAACAGCAAAAGGTAAATAAAGAGCTTATAAGACTATCCAAAGAGACAGGAATACCTTTAGTTGCTACTAATGATGTACACTATCTTGAAAAAAAAGACGCAAAAGCTCATGAAGTGCTTTTGTGCATTCAAACAGGGAAGACAATTGATGATGAAGATCGCATGTCTTTTCCAACTGATGAATTTTATTTAAAATCTCCAGAAGAGATGGAGAATCTTTTTTCTTGTTGTAAAGAGGCCATTGAAAATACTGAGAAGATTGCAGACATGTGCAATGTAGAATTTGAGTTTAATAAGACGAAATTGCCCAAATACGATTTGCCAGAAGGCGTTGATTCCTGTGAATATTTGAGAAATTTATGTTATGAAGGATTGTACAAGAGGTACAAAAATCCAGGCAAAGAAGTGATTGAAAGATTAGATTACGAACTTTCTGTGATAAAGCAAATGGGATATGTGGATTATTTCCTCATAGTGTGGGACTTTATAAAGTTTGCAAAAGACAACGGGATTATGACGGGACCAGGAAGAGGTTCTGCGGCAGGTAGTTTGGTAGCCTATACGTTGGGAATAACTAACATAGATCCTATAAAATACAACCTTCTTTTTGAGAGGTTTTTAAACCCTGAGAGGGTCAGCATGCCTGATATTGATTCAGACTTTTGTTATGAGAGAAGACAAGAAGTAATTGATTACGTTGTAAAAAAATATGGTAAGGACAATGTGGCTCAAATTATAACTTTTGGTACAATGGCGGCGAGAGCGGTTATAAGGGATGTAGGAAGGGCTTTAAATTATCCCTATGCAGAGGTAGATACAATAGCTAAAATGATTCCTTTTGAATTGGGAATGACTATTGATAAAGCTTTATCTTTAAACCCTGAACTTAAAGCGCGATACGAAAATGAAGAAAAAGTAAAACAGCTTATTGATATTTCCAGGTCTTTAGAAGGCCTTCCTAGACATGCCTCTACTCATGCTGCGGGAGTAGTAATATCAAAAGAACCCCTTGTCAACTACGTGCCACTGCAAAAAAATGAGGATTCCATAGTGACCCAATTTCCGATGACCACCCTTGAAGAGTTAGGACTTTTGAAGATGGACTTTTTGGGACTGAGAACTTTGACGGTTATAAGGGATACAATTGAAATGGTAAAAAAGAACAAGGGTGTGATTATAGACTTTGATTCTATGGGGTACGATGACCTTAAAGTTTATGAACTTATATCAAAAGGGGAAACAGAAGGAGTTTTTCAATTAGAGTCTCCAGGAATGAAACAGTTTATGACAGAATTAAAGCCTAAAAACCTTGAGGACATAATAGCAGGAATTTCTCTCTATCGCCCCGGACCTATGGACCAAATTCCAAGATATCTTGCAAATAGAAATCACCCAGAGAGTATAGTCTATGACCATCCTCTTTTAAAGCCAATTTTAGACGTAACTTATGGCTGCATGGTGTATCAGGAGCAAGTTATGCAAATTGTAAGAGATGTCGCTGGTTACTCTTTAGGCAGGTCTGACTTGGTAAGACGAGCTATGGCTAAAAAGAAAATGGATGTAATGGAACAAGAAAGAAAGAATTTTATCTATGGGATAGTTGATGAAGAGGGAAATGTGATAGTTCCAGGGGCTTTAAGAAATGGATTAGACGAGGTAACTGCTAATAAACTTTTTGACGAAATGCTAGATTTTGCAAACTATGCTTTTAATAAATCTCATGCTGCGGCTTATGCTGTTATAGCTTATCAGACTGCATATTTGAAAAGGTATTATCCTGTAGAATTTATGGCAGCTCTTTTAAACAGTTTTGTAGATAACTTGGACAAGATTGCTTTTTATGTTCAGGTGTGTAAAAAAATGGGTATAAAAGTGCTACCGCCAGATATAAATGAGAGTGATTCATATTTTACAGTGGTAGAGGATAAAATAAGGTTTGGCCTTAGTGCAGTAAAAAATGTTGGTTTAAATATGACAATGGAAATCGTAAGTGAAAGAGAAAGAAATGGGAAATTTAAATCTGTAGTCGACTTTTTTGAGAGGATGCAGGACAGTCAATTAAATAAAAAAGCAGTGGAAAGCTTAATTAAAGCAGGAGCTTTTAGTTCTTTTGGAGTGCGGCGTTCTCAACTTCTATCAGTATATGACAAATTAATGGAAAATATAAAGAAAAATAGAAATAATAATTTAAATGGGCAGATTTCTTTATTTGGAGAAGTAGAACAAAGTCATGGGGTGGAATTTGAATTTCCTGATTTAGAAGAATTTCCTAAAAACAGATTGTTGTCCATGGAAAAAGAAACTTTAGGCCTTTATATAAGTGGGCATCCTCTAGAAGAATACATGGAGGATATTCCTAAAATTACTAATGCCACTACTTTGGATTTTAAAGTTAGCGAAGAGGAAATGTTTCAGCCTAAATTGCAAGATAACCAAGAAGTAGTGATAGCAGGAGTTATAGCTACAAAAAAAATTAAATTTACCAAAAATAACAATATGATGGCTTTTGTCACAATTGAGGACTTATATGGTACTGTAGAAGTAATAGTATTTCCAACTGTATATGAAAAGTATTCCAGTATAATAAAAGAAGACAACCCGGTTGTAGTGAGAGGAAAGGTTAGTTTAAAGGAAGAGGAAGAGCCTAAGATTTTATGCGATGAAATTAAGCTGTTGTCACAAGCGATAGTGAAAAAACTTTATCTTAATTTGCAGGATTCTACAAAGATTGAGATTGTTAAACAAATATTACGTAAAAATCCTGGTAATATGCCAGTAGTTTTAAAGCTTAATAGTAAAAAATTATTGGCGGCTAATAGAGACTTGTGGGTAAATGGAAGTAAGGAATTAATTAAACAACTGTATGTTGTTTTAGGAGAGGAAAATGTCAAAGTAATTTGA
- the pfkA gene encoding 6-phosphofructokinase — protein sequence MKTIGILTSGGDAPGMNAAIRAVVRTGIYYGLKVKGIMRGYAGLVEDEVIDLNLSSVGDILQKGGTILRTARCEEFKKKEVRKKAYETLQKHGIEGLVVIGGDGSFRGAQLLSEEWNVNTIGIPGTIDNDIPCTDYTIGFDTACNTVIDAINKIRDTATSHERANIIEVMGRNAGYIALYAGLAGGAEMIILPEVEWSIDELCDKITYGIKRGKLHHIIVLAEGVMSAPELAKMIKERLPKLDLRYTILGHIQRGGAPTVMDRVLASQMGARAVELLLENKTKRIISIRNNQIVDDDIDEALSMKKEFNRKLYELSKILSI from the coding sequence ATGAAAACAATTGGTATACTTACGAGTGGTGGAGATGCACCAGGGATGAACGCAGCTATAAGGGCTGTGGTGAGGACAGGAATTTATTATGGGCTTAAAGTAAAAGGTATTATGAGGGGATATGCAGGCTTAGTAGAGGATGAAGTTATTGACTTAAATCTTTCTTCAGTAGGAGATATATTGCAAAAAGGCGGTACTATTTTGAGAACTGCTAGATGTGAAGAATTTAAGAAAAAAGAGGTGCGCAAAAAAGCTTACGAAACCCTTCAAAAACATGGAATAGAAGGTCTCGTTGTAATTGGAGGAGATGGCTCTTTTAGAGGAGCACAGCTTTTGAGTGAAGAATGGAATGTAAATACAATTGGAATTCCAGGTACAATTGACAATGACATACCTTGTACAGATTATACAATAGGTTTTGATACAGCTTGTAATACTGTTATTGATGCAATAAATAAAATAAGGGATACTGCTACTTCCCATGAGAGAGCAAATATAATAGAAGTGATGGGAAGAAATGCGGGTTACATTGCTTTGTATGCTGGTCTAGCTGGTGGAGCGGAGATGATTATACTTCCTGAAGTGGAATGGAGCATCGATGAACTTTGCGATAAAATTACTTACGGGATAAAGAGAGGAAAGCTTCATCATATAATTGTCCTTGCAGAAGGAGTTATGAGCGCTCCAGAACTAGCGAAAATGATTAAAGAAAGGCTACCAAAATTGGACTTAAGGTATACTATTTTGGGGCACATTCAAAGAGGTGGAGCTCCTACAGTGATGGATAGGGTATTGGCAAGCCAAATGGGAGCAAGAGCAGTGGAGTTGCTTTTAGAAAATAAAACCAAGAGGATAATAAGTATACGAAACAATCAAATTGTAGACGATGATATAGATGAAGCCCTTTCCATGAAAAAGGAGTTTAACAGAAAACTTTATGAGCTCAGCAAGATATTGTCTATATAA
- the pyk gene encoding pyruvate kinase encodes MRRTKIVCTIGPASEDYNILRKLIEKGMNVARLNFSHGDFEEHGARIDNIKKIREEFGLPVAILLDTKGPEIRTGKFKNGGVELKEGQTFVITTRDVLGDETICSVSYKGLPQDVERGSRILIDDGLISLKVTDVKGEDIVCIVENSGPVKDHKGVNVPGVKLNLPALTQKDVDDIEFGIKKGIDIIAASFVRKAADVLAIRRLLEENKAEHILIIAKIENREGVENIDEIIKVSDGIMVARGDLGVEIPLEEIPIVQKMIIQKCNKAGKPVITATQMLDSMMRNPRPTRAEVTDVANAILDGTDAIMLSGETAQGKYPIEAFETMAKIAEKTEAYVGYRDIIDRNIDTNVSITNAISHATCTTARDIGAAAIITCTKSGYTARMVSRYRPQAPIIATTPSESVARKLSIVWGVYPLVTEEVSTTDEMIDVAIQSALTAGLIRNGDIVVISAGIPVAMTGTTNMLKVHIVGDVLLRGIGIGSKATTGVVCVINDISKDKDKFREGDIIVTAKTERDFMPLIEKASAIITEEGGLTSHAAIVGLNLGIPVVVGCEGATSKLKDGMTVTVDTVRGFVYKGIVNIK; translated from the coding sequence ATGCGCAGAACAAAAATAGTGTGTACAATAGGACCTGCCAGCGAAGACTATAATATACTGAGAAAATTAATTGAGAAAGGTATGAACGTTGCTCGATTGAATTTTTCTCATGGGGATTTTGAAGAGCATGGGGCAAGAATTGACAATATTAAAAAGATAAGAGAAGAATTCGGGCTACCTGTTGCTATTTTGTTGGATACTAAAGGTCCAGAGATAAGGACAGGAAAGTTTAAAAATGGCGGAGTGGAATTAAAAGAAGGACAAACTTTTGTCATTACGACAAGAGATGTATTAGGAGACGAAACTATATGCAGTGTATCCTATAAAGGGTTGCCTCAAGATGTGGAAAGAGGTAGCCGCATACTAATTGACGATGGGTTAATTTCTCTAAAGGTTACTGATGTTAAAGGAGAAGATATAGTTTGTATTGTAGAAAATTCTGGTCCTGTAAAAGACCATAAAGGAGTAAATGTTCCAGGAGTAAAACTCAATCTTCCTGCTTTGACTCAAAAAGACGTAGATGATATAGAGTTTGGAATTAAAAAAGGTATTGATATAATTGCGGCTTCTTTTGTTAGAAAAGCAGCTGATGTTTTGGCAATAAGAAGACTTTTAGAAGAAAATAAGGCAGAGCATATTTTAATTATTGCTAAGATAGAAAATCGCGAAGGAGTAGAAAATATAGACGAAATCATTAAGGTTTCAGATGGAATAATGGTAGCCAGAGGAGATTTAGGTGTTGAGATTCCTCTTGAAGAAATACCAATCGTTCAAAAGATGATTATACAAAAATGCAATAAAGCAGGGAAACCTGTAATTACTGCAACTCAAATGTTAGACTCTATGATGAGAAATCCAAGGCCTACAAGAGCAGAAGTTACAGATGTAGCAAACGCTATTCTAGATGGGACAGATGCTATAATGCTATCAGGGGAGACAGCTCAAGGTAAATACCCCATAGAGGCCTTTGAGACAATGGCAAAGATTGCAGAAAAGACAGAAGCTTATGTGGGATACAGAGATATCATTGATAGAAATATTGATACAAATGTTTCTATTACAAACGCTATAAGCCATGCAACTTGTACTACTGCAAGAGATATAGGTGCAGCTGCTATAATAACTTGTACTAAATCTGGCTATACAGCGAGAATGGTATCAAGGTACAGACCTCAAGCTCCGATTATTGCTACTACTCCAAGCGAAAGTGTTGCAAGGAAGCTCTCTATAGTCTGGGGAGTATATCCTTTAGTTACAGAAGAGGTTTCTACTACAGATGAAATGATAGATGTTGCAATACAAAGTGCTTTAACTGCTGGACTTATAAGAAATGGCGATATCGTAGTAATTTCTGCAGGAATTCCTGTAGCTATGACAGGTACCACCAACATGTTGAAGGTACATATAGTAGGAGATGTTTTGTTGAGAGGAATAGGTATAGGTTCTAAGGCTACTACAGGTGTTGTATGTGTTATTAATGATATCAGCAAAGACAAAGATAAATTTAGAGAAGGCGATATAATAGTAACTGCAAAGACAGAAAGAGATTTTATGCCTCTTATAGAGAAAGCTTCTGCTATAATCACAGAAGAAGGAGGGCTTACTTCTCACGCAGCTATTGTGGGATTAAACTTAGGAATTCCTGTAGTTGTAGGTTGTGAAGGAGCGACTTCTAAATTAAAAGATGGCATGACTGTAACGGTTGACACAGTTAGAGGATTTGTGTATAAAGGAATTGTAAATATTAAATAA
- a CDS encoding acyl-CoA thioesterase, whose product MHVWDAEVRARYGETDKMGIVYYSNYFNWFEIGRTEFFRSLGMSYRSLEEKNVMLPVIDAQCRYFSSALYDDLIIIRTRLEFVKGTRLKFLYDIMRKEDNKLLAQGYTEHPFTNLEKKPINLKKVMPEVYEMLAKCCD is encoded by the coding sequence ATGCATGTATGGGATGCCGAGGTAAGGGCTCGATACGGAGAAACGGACAAAATGGGTATAGTTTACTATTCTAATTATTTTAACTGGTTTGAAATTGGCAGGACAGAGTTTTTTCGCTCTTTAGGGATGTCCTATAGAAGTTTAGAAGAAAAAAATGTAATGCTACCTGTGATTGACGCACAGTGTAGATATTTTTCTTCTGCTTTGTACGATGACCTTATAATAATACGTACTCGATTAGAATTTGTTAAAGGAACCCGTCTTAAATTTTTATATGATATAATGCGAAAAGAGGATAACAAACTTTTAGCACAAGGTTATACAGAGCATCCCTTTACAAATCTTGAAAAAAAGCCTATCAATTTAAAAAAAGTCATGCCAGAAGTTTATGAAATGCTTGCAAAATGCTGTGATTAA
- the rlmD gene encoding 23S rRNA (uracil(1939)-C(5))-methyltransferase RlmD has product MHDIKVGEKYEVYIDNMAHEGQGVGRIEGVAVFVEGALTGERVVAQIDKISKNYVIGHVVEILEKSRDRVEPLCPYADKCGGCSLQHLSYEGQLKYKTQKVKDNLERIGKVYTRVHDTIGMEKPQRYRNKAQFPVGMVEGKAAVTGFYAPRSHDIVPVESCMIQHEISDEIARIVRNWIRKYNISVYDEKTGKGLIRHIATRVAFKTGEVMAVIVINGKDIPYKKQLIDALKEEIRGLKSVVININTKKTNVIMGEENITIYGSDNIIDYIKDIKFEISPLSFFQVNPVQTEVLYGKALEYADLKGEETVIDVYCGIGTISLFAAQKAAFVYGIEAVHQAVEDAKRNAYINGIKNVEFISGDAEKVMPELVDKGVKADVVIMDPPRKGCDTSVLEAVIKMNPKKIVYVSCNPSTLARDLRYLEDNGYKTMEVQPVDMFPYTYHVESVALALRSIFKDLSN; this is encoded by the coding sequence TTGCACGACATAAAAGTAGGGGAAAAATACGAGGTATATATTGACAATATGGCCCATGAAGGCCAAGGAGTTGGAAGAATTGAAGGAGTGGCTGTCTTTGTAGAAGGAGCATTGACAGGAGAGAGGGTCGTTGCACAAATAGATAAAATTTCTAAAAATTACGTTATAGGTCATGTAGTAGAAATATTGGAAAAGTCCCGTGATAGAGTAGAACCTTTATGTCCTTATGCAGATAAGTGCGGTGGCTGTTCTTTACAGCATTTAAGCTACGAAGGGCAGTTAAAATATAAAACACAAAAAGTCAAAGACAATTTAGAGAGAATAGGCAAAGTGTATACTAGAGTCCACGATACCATAGGTATGGAAAAGCCTCAGCGGTATAGAAATAAAGCACAATTTCCAGTTGGAATGGTTGAAGGGAAAGCTGCTGTTACAGGTTTTTACGCTCCTCGCTCTCATGACATTGTGCCTGTGGAAAGTTGTATGATACAGCATGAGATTAGTGATGAGATTGCTAGGATTGTAAGGAATTGGATTAGAAAATACAACATATCTGTATATGACGAAAAAACAGGAAAAGGTCTGATAAGGCATATTGCCACAAGAGTTGCTTTTAAAACTGGGGAAGTTATGGCTGTTATTGTGATTAATGGAAAGGACATACCATATAAAAAACAACTGATTGATGCTTTAAAAGAAGAGATAAGGGGGCTTAAAAGTGTAGTAATAAATATTAATACCAAAAAAACTAATGTGATTATGGGGGAGGAAAATATAACTATTTACGGAAGCGATAATATTATTGACTATATAAAAGACATAAAATTTGAAATATCCCCTTTGTCATTTTTTCAGGTAAATCCTGTTCAAACAGAAGTCTTATACGGAAAAGCCCTTGAATATGCTGATTTAAAAGGTGAGGAGACTGTAATAGATGTGTATTGTGGTATAGGGACTATATCTTTGTTTGCAGCACAAAAGGCAGCCTTTGTCTATGGTATTGAGGCTGTCCACCAAGCAGTGGAAGACGCAAAGAGAAATGCTTACATAAATGGCATTAAAAACGTAGAATTTATTTCAGGGGATGCGGAAAAAGTAATGCCTGAGTTAGTTGATAAAGGAGTCAAAGCAGATGTAGTTATAATGGATCCTCCAAGAAAGGGCTGTGATACATCTGTTTTAGAAGCAGTTATAAAAATGAATCCGAAAAAAATTGTATACGTCTCTTGCAATCCTTCCACATTAGCACGGGATTTAAGATACCTTGAGGACAATGGATACAAAACGATGGAAGTTCAGCCTGTTGATATGTTTCCTTATACGTATCATGTGGAAAGTGTGGCGTTGGCGTTGCGTTCAATTTTTAAAGACCTATCAAATTAA
- a CDS encoding YgaP family membrane protein, which yields MKNVGKIDKIIRYIIGIALLSLLFLVHSNLRFLGLIGLVPILTAAFGFCPLYALFGINTCSTKK from the coding sequence ATGAAAAATGTTGGAAAAATTGATAAAATAATCAGATATATAATAGGAATAGCTTTGTTGAGTCTGTTGTTTTTAGTTCATAGTAACCTAAGATTTTTGGGATTAATAGGACTTGTGCCAATATTAACAGCTGCTTTTGGTTTCTGCCCATTATATGCCTTATTTGGCATTAATACATGTTCAACAAAAAAATAA
- a CDS encoding cyclic nucleotide-binding domain-containing protein: MIDDGLIHEIKNKFPFIKNLKDKNKLDNFMKIIKIIKLKNGEKLLEEGDYCTDIVFVINGVVRVYKLSPEGKEITLM, encoded by the coding sequence ATGATTGACGATGGCTTAATCCATGAAATCAAAAATAAATTCCCTTTTATTAAAAACCTAAAGGATAAAAATAAGTTAGACAATTTTATGAAAATCATCAAAATTATCAAGTTGAAAAATGGAGAAAAACTTTTAGAAGAAGGAGATTACTGTACCGACATAGTTTTTGTTATAAATGGAGTAGTAAGAGTATATAAACTTTCTCCTGAAGGAAAGGAAATAACTCTAATGTGA
- a CDS encoding MATE family efflux transporter, giving the protein MATKKEIKEILNLALPAVGEMLLYMVVWVVDTMMVGQFGGKDSVSAVGLASEIIYTFSNIFIAMGISIGITSYVARSIGAKDFEAAEKYASQGIFLGFIVALFISLILFTFAEYFLIIAGATGNVLFLGKIYVKFASIGIFFNMFMNVLNTILRAQGNTKTPMIGASIIIFINILLDWILIFGKLGFPALGAKGSAIATTIAQITGFIFIMSYYFSQKILNIELHDIVNFDKQIIVNILKLAFPASLQEAAFDISRLISIFMIMHLGTVAFAANQIATTIESISFMPGWGFAVAATTMAGQMVGAKDFESAKRYTNIAALFAVAIMGTMSILFLTIPHLFMRAFIKDADVIAVGILCLMVASIEQPFMAVGMVYGGGLKGSGNTKIPFIISTISSWFIRLPLMYVVIYILKLGVVYVWFVTAIQWAFEGSTMYLYFRKEINKLKGAVKDF; this is encoded by the coding sequence ATGGCAACTAAAAAAGAAATAAAAGAAATACTTAATTTAGCACTACCTGCAGTTGGAGAAATGCTTTTATACATGGTTGTGTGGGTAGTCGATACGATGATGGTGGGGCAATTTGGCGGTAAAGACAGTGTCAGCGCTGTAGGTCTTGCTTCAGAAATTATATATACCTTCTCTAATATTTTTATTGCAATGGGAATCTCTATAGGAATAACTTCTTATGTCGCCCGCAGTATAGGAGCGAAAGATTTTGAAGCTGCTGAAAAATACGCATCTCAAGGAATTTTTTTAGGATTTATTGTTGCTTTATTTATTTCTTTAATACTTTTTACTTTTGCAGAGTATTTTTTAATAATAGCAGGTGCTACTGGTAATGTGCTTTTCTTAGGCAAAATATACGTAAAATTTGCATCAATAGGTATTTTCTTTAATATGTTTATGAATGTATTAAACACAATTTTAAGAGCACAAGGAAATACAAAAACACCTATGATAGGAGCAAGTATAATCATATTTATTAATATTTTATTGGATTGGATTTTAATATTTGGAAAATTAGGCTTTCCTGCTTTAGGTGCAAAAGGTTCTGCAATTGCTACTACTATAGCACAAATCACTGGCTTTATATTTATAATGTCATATTACTTCAGCCAAAAAATATTAAATATTGAGCTTCATGATATAGTAAACTTTGATAAACAAATAATTGTAAATATACTAAAACTTGCTTTTCCTGCTTCTCTTCAAGAAGCTGCCTTTGACATAAGTCGACTTATTTCAATATTCATGATAATGCACCTTGGAACTGTAGCTTTTGCAGCGAATCAAATTGCAACTACGATTGAATCTATCTCCTTTATGCCAGGATGGGGTTTTGCAGTGGCTGCAACCACAATGGCAGGTCAAATGGTTGGCGCAAAAGACTTTGAAAGTGCAAAAAGATATACAAATATTGCAGCATTATTCGCTGTAGCTATTATGGGTACAATGTCTATACTATTTCTTACAATACCTCATCTTTTTATGAGAGCTTTTATAAAAGATGCTGATGTAATTGCAGTAGGAATTCTCTGCCTTATGGTAGCCTCTATTGAACAACCTTTTATGGCAGTTGGCATGGTTTATGGAGGTGGCCTTAAAGGAAGTGGAAATACAAAGATTCCCTTTATTATCTCTACAATATCCAGCTGGTTTATAAGACTTCCTCTTATGTACGTAGTCATCTACATTTTAAAGTTAGGAGTTGTATATGTATGGTTTGTAACAGCTATCCAATGGGCTTTTGAAGGAAGTACAATGTATCTATACTTTAGAAAAGAAATAAACAAATTGAAAGGTGCAGTAAAAGATTTTTAA